A genome region from Hevea brasiliensis isolate MT/VB/25A 57/8 chromosome 9, ASM3005281v1, whole genome shotgun sequence includes the following:
- the LOC110663949 gene encoding uncharacterized protein LOC110663949 isoform X3, whose product MIDESEREKRGMDDRGESFVAVRRISQGIERGSNTCHSTSAEVVAGSAAWLGRGLSCVCAQRRESDARPSFDLTPAQEECLQKLQSRIDVTYDSSIPEHQEALRALWNAAFPEEELCGLISEQWKEMGWQGKDPSTDFRGGGFISLENLLFFARYFPKSFQDLLQKREGDRSVWEYPFAVAGVNITFMLIQMLDLEAENELAFDLLYCITFKLMDHQWLTMHASYMDFNMVMKSTRRQLERELLLDDILRLEDLPSYGLLTR is encoded by the exons ATGATTgacgagagtgagagagagaagaggggaaTGGATGACAGAGGTGAGTCATTTGTCGCTGTCAGGAGGATATCTCAAGGTATCGAGCGAGGTAGCAACACCTGCCATTCGACTTCTG CTGAGGTTGTGGCAGGATCAGCGGCATGGCTTGGTCGCGGTCTTTCTTGTGTGTGTGCGCAAAGAAGAGAGAGTGATGCTCGCCCTTCATTTGATTTAACCCCTGCCCAG GAAGAGTGCTTGCAGAAGTTACAAAGTCGTATAGATGTTACCTATGATAGTTCAATCCCTGAGCATCAG GAGGCTTTGAGGGCTCTATGGAATGCTGCCTTTCCAGAAGAAGAGCTTTGTGGTTTGATATCTGAGCAGTGGAAGGAAATGGGCTGGCAAGGAAAGGATCCATCAACAGATTTTAG GGGTGGTGGTTTTATATCGTTGGAAAACTTGTTGTTCTTTGCTAGATATTTTCCG AAGTCCTTCCAGGATCTTCTTCAAAAGCGAGAAGGTGATCGGTCAGTATGGGAATACCCATTTGCTGTAGCTGGTGTCAACATCACATTCATGCTCATTCAGATGCTTGATCTTGAAGCAG AGAATGAATTAGCATTTGATCTTCTATACTGCATCACATTCAAGCTAATGGACCATCAGTGGCTTACCATGCACGCATCATATATGGACTTCAAT ATGGTTATGAAATCCACACGTCGTCAGCTTGAAAGAGAGCTGCTGCTTGATGATATATTGCGGCTAGAAGACTTGCCATCTTATGGCCTTCTTACACGATAG
- the LOC110663949 gene encoding uncharacterized protein LOC110663949 isoform X1, translating to MTEVSHLSLSGGYLKVSSEVATPAIRLLASLMCADIHNCFAEVVAGSAAWLGRGLSCVCAQRRESDARPSFDLTPAQEECLQKLQSRIDVTYDSSIPEHQEALRALWNAAFPEEELCGLISEQWKEMGWQGKDPSTDFRGGGFISLENLLFFARYFPKSFQDLLQKREGDRSVWEYPFAVAGVNITFMLIQMLDLEAVKPRSIVGATFLKFLAENELAFDLLYCITFKLMDHQWLTMHASYMDFNMVMKSTRRQLERELLLDDILRLEDLPSYGLLTR from the exons ATGACAGAGGTGAGTCATTTGTCGCTGTCAGGAGGATATCTCAAGGTATCGAGCGAGGTAGCAACACCTGCCATTCGACTTCTG GCTAGCTTAATGTGTGCTGATATACACAACTGCTTTG CTGAGGTTGTGGCAGGATCAGCGGCATGGCTTGGTCGCGGTCTTTCTTGTGTGTGTGCGCAAAGAAGAGAGAGTGATGCTCGCCCTTCATTTGATTTAACCCCTGCCCAG GAAGAGTGCTTGCAGAAGTTACAAAGTCGTATAGATGTTACCTATGATAGTTCAATCCCTGAGCATCAG GAGGCTTTGAGGGCTCTATGGAATGCTGCCTTTCCAGAAGAAGAGCTTTGTGGTTTGATATCTGAGCAGTGGAAGGAAATGGGCTGGCAAGGAAAGGATCCATCAACAGATTTTAG GGGTGGTGGTTTTATATCGTTGGAAAACTTGTTGTTCTTTGCTAGATATTTTCCG AAGTCCTTCCAGGATCTTCTTCAAAAGCGAGAAGGTGATCGGTCAGTATGGGAATACCCATTTGCTGTAGCTGGTGTCAACATCACATTCATGCTCATTCAGATGCTTGATCTTGAAGCAG TCAAGCCACGATCGATAGTTGGAGCAACTTTCTTGAAATTCCTAGCAG AGAATGAATTAGCATTTGATCTTCTATACTGCATCACATTCAAGCTAATGGACCATCAGTGGCTTACCATGCACGCATCATATATGGACTTCAAT ATGGTTATGAAATCCACACGTCGTCAGCTTGAAAGAGAGCTGCTGCTTGATGATATATTGCGGCTAGAAGACTTGCCATCTTATGGCCTTCTTACACGATAG
- the LOC110663952 gene encoding protein mago nashi homolog isoform X2: MAMAAEDDEFYLRYYVGHKGKFGHEFLEFEFRPDGKLRYANNSNYKNDTMIRKEVFLTPAVVKECRRIISESEIMKEDDANWPEPDRVGRQELEIVMGNEHISFTTSKIGSLVDVQSSKDPEGLRIFYYLVQDLKCFVFSLISLHFKIKPI; encoded by the exons ATGGCAATGGCAGCAGAAGATGATGAGTTCTACCTTCGATACTACGTGGGACACAAGGGGAAATTCGGCCACGAGTTTCTTGAGTTCGAGTTCAGGCCAGATGGCAAGCTTCGTTACGCCAACAACTCCAATTACAAGAACGACACCATGATCCGCAAGGAAGTCTTCCTCACCCCTGCCGTCGTTAAGGAGTGCCGCCGTATCATCTCCGAGAGCGag ATCATGAAGGAAGATGATGCCAACTGGCCAGAACCAGACAGGGTTGGGCGACAAGAGCTTGAGATTGTGATGGGAAACGAGCATATCTCCTTCACTACCTCAAAGATTGGGTCGCTTGTCGATGTCCAGAGTAGTAAGGATCCTGAAGGACTTCGTATTTTCTATTACCTTGTTCAG GACTTGAAGTGCTTTGTTTTCTCCCTCATCTCACTACATTTCAAGATCAAGCCTATTTAA
- the LOC110663949 gene encoding uncharacterized protein LOC110663949 isoform X2: MIDESEREKRGMDDRGESFVAVRRISQGIERGSNTCHSTSAEVVAGSAAWLGRGLSCVCAQRRESDARPSFDLTPAQEECLQKLQSRIDVTYDSSIPEHQEALRALWNAAFPEEELCGLISEQWKEMGWQGKDPSTDFRGGGFISLENLLFFARYFPKSFQDLLQKREGDRSVWEYPFAVAGVNITFMLIQMLDLEAVKPRSIVGATFLKFLAENELAFDLLYCITFKLMDHQWLTMHASYMDFNMVMKSTRRQLERELLLDDILRLEDLPSYGLLTR, translated from the exons ATGATTgacgagagtgagagagagaagaggggaaTGGATGACAGAGGTGAGTCATTTGTCGCTGTCAGGAGGATATCTCAAGGTATCGAGCGAGGTAGCAACACCTGCCATTCGACTTCTG CTGAGGTTGTGGCAGGATCAGCGGCATGGCTTGGTCGCGGTCTTTCTTGTGTGTGTGCGCAAAGAAGAGAGAGTGATGCTCGCCCTTCATTTGATTTAACCCCTGCCCAG GAAGAGTGCTTGCAGAAGTTACAAAGTCGTATAGATGTTACCTATGATAGTTCAATCCCTGAGCATCAG GAGGCTTTGAGGGCTCTATGGAATGCTGCCTTTCCAGAAGAAGAGCTTTGTGGTTTGATATCTGAGCAGTGGAAGGAAATGGGCTGGCAAGGAAAGGATCCATCAACAGATTTTAG GGGTGGTGGTTTTATATCGTTGGAAAACTTGTTGTTCTTTGCTAGATATTTTCCG AAGTCCTTCCAGGATCTTCTTCAAAAGCGAGAAGGTGATCGGTCAGTATGGGAATACCCATTTGCTGTAGCTGGTGTCAACATCACATTCATGCTCATTCAGATGCTTGATCTTGAAGCAG TCAAGCCACGATCGATAGTTGGAGCAACTTTCTTGAAATTCCTAGCAG AGAATGAATTAGCATTTGATCTTCTATACTGCATCACATTCAAGCTAATGGACCATCAGTGGCTTACCATGCACGCATCATATATGGACTTCAAT ATGGTTATGAAATCCACACGTCGTCAGCTTGAAAGAGAGCTGCTGCTTGATGATATATTGCGGCTAGAAGACTTGCCATCTTATGGCCTTCTTACACGATAG
- the LOC110663952 gene encoding protein mago nashi homolog isoform X1, translating to MAMAAEDDEFYLRYYVGHKGKFGHEFLEFEFRPDGKLRYANNSNYKNDTMIRKEVFLTPAVVKECRRIISESEFFICSFCGYVISELVQMIWVSQIMKEDDANWPEPDRVGRQELEIVMGNEHISFTTSKIGSLVDVQSSKDPEGLRIFYYLVQDLKCFVFSLISLHFKIKPI from the exons ATGGCAATGGCAGCAGAAGATGATGAGTTCTACCTTCGATACTACGTGGGACACAAGGGGAAATTCGGCCACGAGTTTCTTGAGTTCGAGTTCAGGCCAGATGGCAAGCTTCGTTACGCCAACAACTCCAATTACAAGAACGACACCATGATCCGCAAGGAAGTCTTCCTCACCCCTGCCGTCGTTAAGGAGTGCCGCCGTATCATCTCCGAGAGCGag TTTTTTATTTGCAGTTTTTGTGGATATGTGATTTCTGAGTTGGTTCAAATGATTTGGGTTTCTCAGATCATGAAGGAAGATGATGCCAACTGGCCAGAACCAGACAGGGTTGGGCGACAAGAGCTTGAGATTGTGATGGGAAACGAGCATATCTCCTTCACTACCTCAAAGATTGGGTCGCTTGTCGATGTCCAGAGTAGTAAGGATCCTGAAGGACTTCGTATTTTCTATTACCTTGTTCAG GACTTGAAGTGCTTTGTTTTCTCCCTCATCTCACTACATTTCAAGATCAAGCCTATTTAA
- the LOC131182898 gene encoding uncharacterized protein LOC131182898, whose product MMQSPCLHLCKTSFTVNHRLGFHYTLKSLSTRNLSLAFNFRKLNSKSLTTQCQNKPRHRQNASPREGVKIKGKKENVWSIDNDMAKSAAEKEKGRTKPRRRGRRVVRRKRNRDGRIMVSGAMLMEVETVLQTQEPVIRPAWNTFASSVSGIWKGVGAVFSPITAEMEPIDIGSRNEHLYDCYTLSHIEVVSPPSEGQISQIQRKINWVNPYGAVLQHVVGSNRIKEEDKTVNASLPPNQRGDLGTSRILPDFKSFDFEKSDLLEEDAMGNEPGLVFFEDGSYSRGPVNIPVGEVDDSKYYLTPTSKFEQCLVKGCHKRLRIVHTIEFNNGGSDIQIVRVAVYEEQWVSPANIHDHSDLEFDLKPFSQRKRTQPSELTGSWKVFGVNATPVFGDEMATVDSNSAPYVYLCTETLKKRSLPENPNYFGEEEMVDMQDVTVLWLPGGVTGYVDVNKDGILCIGVGWYSDEGINLVMERDYGLDGMLKEVRWKSELKRRWSDLHLM is encoded by the exons atgatgcaGTCGCCATGTCTCCACCTCTGCAAGACCTCTTTCACCGTCAATCATCGACTGGGGTTTCACTACACCCTCAAATCCCTTTCCACACGAAATCTTTCACTTGCCTTTAATTTTCGAAAACTAAACTCTAAAAGTCTCACAACCCAATGCCAGAACAAACCCCGCCACCGCCAAAATGCAAGTCCCAGAGAGGGAGTGAAAATAAAGGGGAAAAAGGAAAATGTGTGGAGCATTGACAATGATATGGCGAAATCCGCGGCGGAGAAAGAAAAGGGGAGAACCAAGCCGAGGAGGAGAGGGAGGAGAGTGGTTAGACGGAAGCGGAACAGAGATGGCAGAATCATGGTCTCTGGTGCTATGCTAATGGAGGTTGAGACTGTTCTTCAAACTCAG GAACCTGTAATAAGACCAGCATGGAATACATTTGCAAGTAGTGTAAGTGGGATATGGAAGGGGGTGGGAGCAGTATTTTCACCCATCACTGCAGAAATGGAACCCATTGACATTGGAAGCAGGAATGAACATTTATATGACTGCTATACTCTTTCTCACATCGAAGTCGTGTCACCCCCATCTGAAGGACAGATATCGCAAATCCAAAGGAAGATAAATTGGGTGAATCCTTATGGCGCAGTGCTGCAGCATGTTGTAGGCAGTAATAGAATCAAAGAAGAAGACAAAACTGTCAATGCGTCTTTACCTCCAAACCAAAGGGGTGATCTTGGTACAAGTCGTATTTTGCCTGATTTCAAGTCTTTTGACTTTGAAAAGAGTGATTTGCTGGAAGAAGATGCCATGGGCAATGAACCAGGGCTTGTTTTCTTTGAG GATGGATCGTATTCTCGGGGTCCAGTTAATATTCCGGTTGGTGAAGTAGATGATTCCAAGTATTATCTCACTCCAACTTCTAAATTTGAACAA TGTTTGGTCAAAGGTTGCCACAAAAGACTCCGTATTGTTCACACCATAGAATTCAATAATGGGGGTTCAGACATACAGATAGTGAGAGTTGCTGTTTATGAAGAACAGTGGGTCAGTCCAGCAAATATCCATGATCACAG TGATCTGGAGTTTGATCTAAAGCCATTTTCTCAGAGGAAACGTACCCAGCCTTCAGAGCTGACTGGGTCGTGGAAAGTTTTTGGGGTGAATGCTACTCCAGTATTTGGAGATGAGATGGCAACTGTAGATAGCAATAGTGCCCCATATGTTTACCTTTGTACAGAAACCTTGAAAAAGAGGAGCTTGCCTGAAAATCCAAACTACTTTGGGGAGGAAGAGATGGTAGACATGCAAGATGTGACTGTCCTTTGGCTGCCAGGTGGTGTCACAGGATATGTTGATGTTAACAAAGATGGTATCCTTTGCATTGGAGTTGGGTGGTACTCAGACGAGGGAATCAACCTTGTCATGGAAAGGGATTATGGATTGGATGGGATGCTCAAGGAAGTTCGGTGGAAATCCGAGTTGAAGAGAAGATGGTCTGATCTGCACCTTATGTAA